CTGTTTGCACAGTGCCCATCATGACAGCATGTTTATATCTACCCCTTTACTATCCCTGTTCATCAAGTTGTAAGACTATTGCAACAGATGGATGAGAAGCTAACTGTCCAGCAGCTCTGGAGCCAAAGTCAAAATTGTTATTCCAGTGAGAGTGTGGAGAAGTAAAGACTTGTGTAATGATGGCTTGCTAAATTAATGCTTTGATGATGAACTCATCAAAGaactcatttttttctcttcaaggcCGTTCCTATGATtgattggattaaaaaaaaaagataagtcTGCAATCAGACAGCATTCAAAAAATGTTCTGAAGCCTTTATAACAACAGCACATGAAAAGAAAGTGAAGGAACCAATTAGCACCTCAGTCAGCTCCTTGGGCGTACATTTGAAATAATATTTAAGAACATGCCTGCTCAGTATTGAAAAGCGTTTACATTACCTGGACAGAGTTGAGGTGACAGTACCCGTTGAGTGGGAAGCGGATGACGTGCGTGGAGTCGTGGTTCCATCCGGCATTGACAGAGTTGCACATGACGTCACCGATCTCTGGAAACACGTCTTCGATCAGGGCCTTGTCACCGCTGAGCGTGATCCTCTCGCCCAGGTCGGGCGCTACGCGCACCACCAAGCACTCGCAGGGGCGTGACACCCGACCGAGCTCCTGATCCTGGCGCCAACGCTCCAGCTCGGCAAGCATGGGCTGCAGCTGAAAGTATCGCGCCTCCTCGTAGAGCAGACTGTAGTCCTGGAGGAGAAAGGTGTTCGCATCAGAGAATTTTACAATAAAACAGGCAAATTTGTGGCTCAGAACTTGTTGGTAATGAACATTTTATGGTGCTTTAGGGTATCATGAGCTGAACTGGAAAACACTGTTAGCCTATACTGCTACACTAGAGTGCCATAGAATGAAAAACAGAATAAGCAAATCAATTTTCAGcgcatgtttttctttctaatgTGCAGCCAAaccaaaacagaaacaacaaagcGCGCTTTTACATGAACGAGCAATAAACCCAAGACACCATTcaacaaaaattacaaaaagcagaggagatgtGGTGCGACATGTAGCACAGGGCTGCGTGGGGTAGAGGAGCAGATCCTTTACCCGCAGGACTGCAGGGCCTAAATTACACCACATTCTCATGCTCCTCTAAAAATCTACCCAATGTGAACATGGCCTCAGCCTGAACTTGAGCCTGCCTTTTGTCTTTGCTTATTTTAACTGACATACTTTCCACTGATTGAGTCGCACTGTGGACAGTCCATCAGATAATGCGGTTATTTGTTTTCTCCCAGGGCAAGTTAAGTAATTACTGACTAAATGGCACATACGGGTAAGAAAAAAGGAGGAATGCTAATGTGTCACATGCTGTGAGAGTCACCCTGGATGGACGCCTGGCATGAGAACACAGGGAGCTGCAGTAAAAAGCATGCTCCGTGGCCGAGGGTGCCTGCACGATTATTTGTGTCAGTGCAGCGTTTTTATATCTCAGAAGAATCTTGAGGCTGGcttgaggcaaaaaaaaaaaaacacatctcttGATGAGAAAATGCATCACGATTGAGCTTTGTTTGCTAGAGCCAGGATATCTGGTATCCAGCATGGGAGCTGTTTTTCAGCAGCTCCGGGGGAGGCGGTGGGGAGCAGTGACCAAAGGCCTTAGCATTCATTGTGTGTAGGACTGCTGACTGGCTGATGGGACTTTACAGTCCAtaggatggaaggatggacgTCCACTCACTTTGAAGTCGTCTGGGATGAGGAGCTTGGACGTCCTGAGGAAGTTGAGGATGTAGCGGAACATGTGTCCATCCCTGTCAATGAAGTAGTGCTGCTTCAGGCTGTCCAGGACTATAGGCTCTGTGCCATCAAAGAGGCGACCGATTCtgcccacagagagagagagagagagagagagagagagagagagacagggaggggtGCAGGGTCAggcagaaaagaggagaggaggaaggaggacacCATGTTAAGATTAACAATCttatgtttgtttacttttgcaaaagaaagaaagaaaaggtttAAAAACAGAGGTGGTCTAAAGAGGTCAGGGCCAGCTGGTGCATGTTTGCCTGAGGCAGGGTGCCAGTCACCCTCAGGCCCGAGCTCGGAGCGACAGTGCAGCCTCCCAGCCTCCAGATGGCTCCATGCCCTTTGGCTCtttactgctgctgtgacatCTGTCAGAATAACCAAGTTGCTTTTGTCTGAGCTCTGCACCCTATACACTTGAAGCCCCTTATAAAATTGTTTAGCCAACAAAGACACATTTTGTGGTAACTaacaacagaccacacacacctgcctgccTGGTACAGGATGAACTTTTCCATGTTTTCATTCCCTTATATTTAAAATGCTAGCTAAGGCAGACTCACCGGGATTCTGGAAATTTGGTTAAGGTGGCCAGACTGCTGGTGTACATGTGTCCGCCTACATCGATGTGCACAGGAGCGTTGGACTTGGTGAGCTGTGCAGGTGTTGGGATGCCCTGGTTACTCAAGGGAGACACTGGTGACCGTGTGATCATGGGCCTGGACATGCTGGAGCGATTATCCTGAAGGAACACAGAAGGATCTTTTCACACTCATTTTCatcagcaataaaataaaaaattccaACAACTCCAGCTGAgattaaaaatataaagaaaatataGGAAGAAAGCAAATAAAATCATATTTAGATACAAGGACTTGTAATATTTCTGTAGCCTAACACCCTCCAGAGTCTGGAAGATATTTTCACTCTGCAAGATTGAGCTGCCTGACCTTGACCTGAATGTTGCCACAATCCACAAGCATCCACTCCTGTGGGCCATAATCTCCAAAACCAAATTAATTTGCAGCATCAATCTCAGCCTTGGAAATGAGCAATAATGATTTGAATACTGTAATAGGATTTGGAGGGAACTGTCTCATGTTAACCTACAAACACCATTACCAGACAATTCCTGTTTAAGCCCCTCAGAAGGAAaatggggaagaaaaaaaagtttcagaCTTCTTGAGCGAAGATGGGAGAGAATACTGTAACATCCAGGTCTCTGAGGGATTAGCTGCTGGGTTTAGTCTCCCTGAAACAGGGCAGTCTACAGCAGTGCAGAGACCAGTGCGATGTTCAAACCTGTCTGTGTGCGCAGTCTACATTTAGGATTAtgttcaataaaacacacacacgtgcattcGTCACTTCCCTCCTCTGACTAAAAAGTCACACCGGTCTTAagttatttctctttttttttaacccccccATAGACAACAACATCGGACTTTACGCGTTTACCTGCGCCGGCATCACTGTGTTTGGAGAGGAAGTCACCGAATGGTCATTTTGCTTGAGAGATGCTGCGGGAACAGGCTCTCCTCTGACAGCGAACATCAGCGAGGGCTCCCTGCACTCCGCTGCTCGGATCGGAAGCCGTTTGAGAGAAGCGTGCACGGACTCATCCACAGAACTGATTGGACGCGGTCGCTTTCTCGCTTTCTGATGCGTTAAGTCCATTATATCCGTTTCGTCCATTAGTACGGCTCAGACTTTAAGGTTAACAGATAGGACGCGgtgtttgctttttgttttttttttccctcccaacGCACCTGGAAAAACGTGATGAGGcgtaaaagaaaagaaacagaaaaagaagaagcagggtTTAAGCGAGCGAGCAccgaggagagggggagagcggCGGcggaagcagaggcagcagcagcggcggcgccGTGGCTGTCACACGGAGCAGCTTCTTTGCAGTGGCTGGGAGAAGTCAAAGCCCCCCACAACATTAGCATTGTAGCGCCCCGGGCTCTTTTGGGCTGTCGCTGTTTCAGTGGCAGGTATGTGTGTCGcatttttcagaataaaataaatgctgcCTGACAAACATATGTGATCGTAGGGTCAACATGCACATCTGGACCTTCCACAGctgccccccccaccaccaccaccaactcCCACCCTCTTTTTTTGCCCCTTTGGAGCATTACGCGCGGTCACCTCccacctgtttgtttgttgctgcCCATTGTTCAAGCAGCAGAACCTCCTTCACAACTCAACAGTCCCCCCCCAAAGTTCAATCAGTGACAAACTGTGGCCAAACCTACCAAACCACCTGGACAAAAAAAGCTCCTGCCcacttctacacacacatacacacacaagctgatCATCCCCCCCCCCAGTCACACAAAAGGAGACTCTAATTGAAGTTTCATTCACACAGGTGCATTGTTATGATACTGAAGTATATTTATGAGTGAAAAAGTCCAACAATAAGCAACCATCTGTCCCTCAGAGGACATCAAATCACTTAAAACTTCTTCATGATCTGCCTGCATGTCTGACAAATGTCAGTTACAGTCACCACCTCCACTTTCTATATCATCACAGCAAGACTACCACACACTAATGACAACATGCAGCATGAAACCTCACCACAACATGTCCAATTGCAGTTAAAAGTACTGCCACAGCAGTCTcctgggctgttttttttccttcctccacCAAAAATGCAGGGAATCCACAATTTTTAATAACATTCAGATTAAAATTAATTAGTTCAACCACTGGCCTTAAAACATCCACATTCCTGCTTCTCATTGGCAGTGTGAGTTTCACACCTAGATACCCAATTAGCAATTAAGCTTGCCTTTGAGTGTAGGCCTCCAATGCGGTGTGTGATCCTGGTCTGATTTGCATGCCACTTGTGCACGCGCTGATAAGCGCAGGCAGCAGCCATACATAGTTTTAAAATTCAACTCCAGAATCCCTCGCAGAAGGCAAAGGGGCCTGCGgggcaaaaagagagagaaatcacATGGCTGCTCTTCAAAAGGGGACCTGTGTAAGGCAGCCGGCAAAGTGCGTGGGATCACACTCAGAATGCAGGTAATTTGTTCCCTGACTAATTTGTGGagatggtggtgtgtgtgtgtgtgagagagagtgtgtgtgcctgtggaGAGTAAGTTCTGAAAACAGCTTGGTGGAATTGGATTTCCTCAAAGCCTTGTCATCGCAAAGGTGGATTGAGTGTAAAATCTGTAAGGCATTATGGAAAATTGCAggggagaaagaagagagagagtgaaagagaacgaatgggtggatgggtgggtgggagtCAGAGGGGAGAGTGGGTGAGGAGAGGGGGCTCTTATATCACCAAATCACTCTCTGTGAAGCATCAGaccttttttttggggggggggggggggggggggggggagtggggGGGAGGCTGATGTCCACATTCCAGTTTCATCATTCAGCAGTTCAAACATCTGAACAGAATCCACAAGTGAACATGTGACGGACAGCTGATGCAGATCTGCTGCACTTTCCCTACCTGTTGCCACAGAGGTCTCCCATTTCACAGCGATGTTCGTGAAAACGTATGTGTTTATAGAGAATTGCCCGGCTTGTGTAATTTTGTTGCACCACAGTATGCACAAACAAATCCAAACCAGGCCCAGTGCATCAGCGCCTGGGGTGCATAAGCTGCTCCTGTTACACCAGTTGTTTTCCAGCAGAAACATCTCCCTTTATCCTTCAAGGAACCAATGCTGTAGTTAGATAATTAGCCGCTAATGCTATAAAAACTTGAGGAAAGCAGTGTGTTGTCTGCTGTTGTCATAATCAAAAGGCCCTTTTCCACACAAGAAACCTAACTAACTTTCAGCTGTCCATCCCACAATGCAGCTCTTTGCTGTTTTCGGCATATCGCACAAGACGCAATTAGCATTTCAGATCAGAGCATTAACATTCAGTTGGAGGCAGGCAGACTGGTATTTACATAATCTGGATGGGTTGTCTCTGCTTTGTGGCCCAAGGCCATTTGTTTcaaatgtccacacacacacagaccagacgGATACAGACTTTGGGTTCACTTCAGTCACTGCCAGCCGAACAGGGAAAACAATATCAGGTAGTGAGCTGTCATAACAGCACTGCATGCTGGGTAAATATTACAGACTGGTTCACTGCTCAGATTTGTATTCCTTTTAGAGGCTATAAATGGACTTTAGGCCCAAAATAAAGGTTTTAGACATTTTTATATCTGCTTCTGTTGTAACACTGAGACACTGTCTGTGGTTTAACCTCACAggtcctggctgtgtgtgtattttcctgCATTTGATTTGTAAGTATGTGGATATTTGATGAAATAAGTTCAGTGGAGACGATGGCTGCGAGGAAAAAAAGGCCAACCTGCTCAAAGTGAAATCAAAATAGTTGCATAAAGcacattattataaatatttctaTAGGGGAAATAATAATTCCTGATGGTGATCTGATCTGTGTTTAAGAACCCACTGTATTCACACAGCTGTAAAAAAGAACCGATCCAGAATGAAAATGAGCTACGTGTCACAGCAGTGCACCAATATATCAAACACCTAATAACTCCCTGAGTTTTATTACAAAGCTACTTTCAAAAACATCATCCTTTGTGGAGGTACTGCAGCTGCACATCAGCATGACATCACAGATGAGGAAGTGTGATCAGAGCTGTGTTGCTGCAGGCATCAGGAGACAGTGGTGCATGTTCACTGGCACACACCAAACTGTCCCAGGGCACAGGAGTGGCACGAGTAAACTAACAGCATTTCTCCCACAGGAGTTCCAGCGTGTGAAGCTAAACTTTAAACTGAtgacttctttctttctttctttctttctttttatttgccCCCTCCTGGCTcagaggtttgtttgtttgtttgcctgttcaGTGTCATTTCACTGGGAAACAGATGCACAGATACTGCACACAGTAACAGGATGGTTTTGTTACAGCGCCATCAGGTGACAACACCAACATCTCAGTATTCATCCTCCCTTCTGGAACTGGTGAAACAGGCTATTGGCTTTCATTGAGCAAAGCTCAGACGGTTCTGTTTAGGATGACATTTTAAGTATCGTCCTCCCTGCAGACACGAATGTTTAAGTAACCGAACACTCGCACCTTTTTTTTGCTCGGGCTACAGCAGACAAGTACGACAGGAAGTATATTTTTGTTTACCTACTATGGTACTGTACACAAAATAAGTACACAATGTTATTCAGTACTGGTGGTTATAGTATACGTTTGCCGTTTCGCATCCGGACCTTGGAGTGGTTACGCACGGCGCGGCAGGAAAGCCAGTAGAAAGCACGAAATTCGCTCCTTTTTTTAGTCTTCCTTTACATACATATGAATCTCTTAACACTGCCACGGTTTGTATTAAAAGGATGATTCACATATTCTGCATTGACGTGTGTAAAAAAGGTACATCCTGTCATAGAGAATAAGAAATACGCCTGCGGCAAAATTACTCCACAATGGCGTCTTTCATTAGAAGATCTGGGGCAGCCAGGAAATGGAACAGTTTCACGACAAAAActgcctttaaaaaaatcaataagaaAGCGACAGGACGCGGGGTTAAGTAAGTTATGAGCAAGTTGAACAAGCAACAGTGACACGGAGACTGTCGTGAATGTTTTCTGAGCTGAAACGCGCCAGGAGCGAATTCACACGGTGGATAAGTGAGAGTGTTTGCTCGGAAAGATCGCTGTCTAATTCGCTGTTTGTttagatcacacacacaaccaaaagCGTCCTATATTGTAGTAACGCGCATACATTTGTACAGTAACCGAGCAACAATAGCCAGGAAGtggttaaatattttttaagaaCTGTACCGCTCGAATCGCTTGGCACATGCGTAAAAGCTGCTGCGCCTCCATGTCCCAGTCCATCCAACCTCGGAAATAATAGCAAACCAAATAAATCTTTGCTTACCTGAAACATAGAGCGGCATAAAGTATCTTTTTGGGCACCTTTTCCTTCCGATTTGGCCCACGATCTGCCTCTCTTCCTACACCAGTGAGAAATGCAATAGCTTGGCTAAGGTAGACAGAACAAAATACAGAGAATACTTGCTCCAGGGCTCCGAAACCCCTCAAGGCAAAGATCAGGATACAATTAGCTCATGTCTCTGCCCCAGTCTAAACCAATCTGCGGAGTAAAACTGCGAGCAAAGGAAGAGATCACAGCAGCAGTGCCTCAGTCTTTGTTgagtttatgtttttataaaatcaaataaataatttttttttcttctgcatttACAACACCCTCACCCCTCCTGCCTCCAACTTGCCTCCTTCTCGCAGAGAAGCTGATTTTAATCGTTATGATTAGTTTTGATGTAACGTTCCCTCGGGCGATTTCTACAAATGGATGGAGTGTTTCTTTGCCAGGGAGGAAAAGCAGCAGATGATGATAATTATATAGATTGTTGGTGGAGTCCTttgattccccccccccccctcttacCCCCCCACCTCACTAGTCCTTGTGCACTTCTCAAACATCTAACCTGTCTCAGTCTGCTTCTTCTTACCATACACACCACCACATACAACTTGTTGATTAGCCTGGAATCAACTTATGAAATTAATGGAATGTGCTTAATGAAATTCTCCCTCTTTTGTAATCTTTTTTTCAGTCTCCTTCCTCCCTTTGGACAACCTCCAAATGACGTAGTTGTATAAATAAGCACTTGCAGCTTGCCTCGCCTCAATCAAGTTTGAATCAGTGCCTGAGGGTGATGTGCGAGCTCATTTCAAATGTTCAACCATGCATGATTTCAGGAAGATTGAGGCACTTCTGAGGCTTTTAGAATTACTTGAGGGAGTGCACACCGTAAAGGAATTACATGTTTAAAGTTATTCATAAGTCAACATGCATAATTATTACGTCTGAAGTTAAGAGCGTTAACTTTTGTGCACATCTGGACACAGAGCAGACAGTTATTCCCCTTACATCCTTATAAGTTATCTCACATGCAATACACAATGGAGTAAGCCTCAAATGTCTCTTGTGCCCCCTACTGTTGAGAGCCGcaacttttcttcttcttcttcttcttcttctaaacaGCAGCCATCAAATCAAAGCCTTTGTAACATAATAGGTAGAGGCAGGGTTGGAGAGAAGTAGAAcaaatatacagtgtgtgtattttgatGTTTATCCAGTTTGTTCTGAGGTTTAAACATGAGAATGCCACGTCAGAGGGCCGGCGACAGATGAACGCAAAAGCTTCTTCTTCATCAAAAGAGTTCCTTTCTCACAGCATCTTGTGTGAATGAGTAACAAAATTGCTTTTTGAGGATTGGCCAGTTTAccccctcaccctctctccccccctgaTCTGATTCAGCCATTAAACTTTCCACTGTTTGACCTTCTTGTCCCACAGGAAAAACCAAACGCAGGGATTAAAGTGTTAAGATGAAGTTATTTGAAGTTATTTGCCCCAGAGGTTTGCTGGCTAGTGTGTGTTATACACTGAGGCTCAACCATGTAAGGAtacatgcacatttttattCCATTAGTCTGACAAACTATAGTGAATGGAGAACACCAGAGGCCTAAAAGCCCCCCATACGTTACCCATTTTCTACACAAATGGAACCCATTTCTAACGCgatactttcacttaagtatcCAAAATATGCATCAGATGTTTTTGAAACTAACCAGTGGAGATTGTTGAATGCATGTGGTGTCAGATGCCAAAAGAAACGAACCTATTTTTTGTTGATGTTTCTGTAGAAGGGCAGTATTTTTACTcagagcagcaacagcagcaggcgAGCActagctggctggctggctggctgactggctggctggctctTATGGAAGACAAATTATCCAGATTGGTTGCAGATGTAAGTTTGCCCTAAACAGAAACTGCCTAACCTGAATGACATCATGGGGTTATAAATGCTCGGGCTCTGGAGAAAGGAAGTCTGGAAAGCTCACTCTGAATGCTGGAATTCAGGGAAAATGAGTGCAGGTATGTCTCAAGGAAACAGATTAAAGGAAAAGGCaagaggtgattgataagtttgtaaCCCAAGAAAATGAGTTATACAACTAACATTATATGTACGTGCAAAGTAAGTCTTTAGGTGAGTATAGAAGACGTTTCAGGTCAAAAACTTTTGTGGTCTTTGTGTCCACAAGTAGAAATAATTCACTTATTCACCCATACTTCTTTCCCAAGGTAAAGAGGGG
This sequence is a window from Parambassis ranga chromosome 17, fParRan2.1, whole genome shotgun sequence. Protein-coding genes within it:
- the kctd1 gene encoding BTB/POZ domain-containing protein KCTD1 isoform X2, which gives rise to MRSRNVDVLRPVVELINFNLNVIKNCGFPAFLVEEGKKTAQETAVAVLLTAIGHVVDNRSSMSRPMITRSPVSPLSNQGIPTPAQLTKSNAPVHIDVGGHMYTSSLATLTKFPESRIGRLFDGTEPIVLDSLKQHYFIDRDGHMFRYILNFLRTSKLLIPDDFKDYSLLYEEARYFQLQPMLAELERWRQDQELGRVSRPCECLVVRVAPDLGERITLSGDKALIEDVFPEIGDVMCNSVNAGWNHDSTHVIRFPLNGYCHLNSVQVLERLQQRGFEIAGSCGGGVDSSQFSEYVLRRELRRTSQRGPNSNRIKQEQLD
- the kctd1 gene encoding BTB/POZ domain-containing protein KCTD1 isoform X3; the protein is MFQDNRSSMSRPMITRSPVSPLSNQGIPTPAQLTKSNAPVHIDVGGHMYTSSLATLTKFPESRIGRLFDGTEPIVLDSLKQHYFIDRDGHMFRYILNFLRTSKLLIPDDFKDYSLLYEEARYFQLQPMLAELERWRQDQELGRVSRPCECLVVRVAPDLGERITLSGDKALIEDVFPEIGDVMCNSVNAGWNHDSTHVIRFPLNGYCHLNSVQVLERLQQRGFEIAGSCGGGVDSSQFSEYVLRRELRRTSQRGPNSNRIKQEQLD
- the kctd1 gene encoding BTB/POZ domain-containing protein KCTD1 isoform X1, giving the protein MDETDIMDLTHQKARKRPRPISSVDESVHASLKRLPIRAAECREPSLMFAVRGEPVPAASLKQNDHSVTSSPNTVMPAQDNRSSMSRPMITRSPVSPLSNQGIPTPAQLTKSNAPVHIDVGGHMYTSSLATLTKFPESRIGRLFDGTEPIVLDSLKQHYFIDRDGHMFRYILNFLRTSKLLIPDDFKDYSLLYEEARYFQLQPMLAELERWRQDQELGRVSRPCECLVVRVAPDLGERITLSGDKALIEDVFPEIGDVMCNSVNAGWNHDSTHVIRFPLNGYCHLNSVQVLERLQQRGFEIAGSCGGGVDSSQFSEYVLRRELRRTSQRGPNSNRIKQEQLD